Proteins encoded in a region of the Candidatus Hydrogenedentota bacterium genome:
- the rbsK gene encoding ribokinase: protein MFNGTKPRILVVGSANADLVATVPRIPKPGESLIGSSFNVVPGGKGANQAVAAARLGAETYFAGCVGSDAFGDMQQETLARDGINLDYLKRHPSEPTGTAVILVAETGQNSIVVVPAANWGIQREDIARLEPIMKSFDAILLQLEIPLDAVEATLDLARRNGVLSILDAGPAQQIPDSLIRLADIVSPNETEAEALTGIAVETIDDARRAADKLLERGAQTAVMKLGANGSLLAGETFIHVPAFPITPVDTTAAGDAFTAALAFGWKRLAPHEALQLANATGALAAMAVGAQPSMPSFEKVAAFMRKKGALH from the coding sequence TCCGCGCATACCGAAGCCCGGCGAATCGCTGATCGGATCGTCGTTCAACGTCGTACCGGGCGGCAAAGGCGCAAACCAAGCCGTCGCGGCGGCGCGCCTGGGCGCCGAAACGTATTTTGCGGGTTGCGTCGGTTCGGATGCCTTCGGCGACATGCAACAAGAAACCCTTGCACGCGACGGGATCAATCTGGACTATCTAAAGCGGCATCCGTCCGAACCCACGGGCACGGCGGTCATCCTCGTTGCCGAAACGGGCCAGAACTCGATTGTGGTCGTTCCCGCGGCCAATTGGGGTATCCAGCGGGAGGATATTGCCCGACTCGAACCGATTATGAAATCGTTCGATGCGATCCTGCTGCAACTTGAAATTCCCTTGGACGCCGTCGAGGCCACACTCGATCTTGCGCGCAGGAACGGCGTGCTTTCGATTCTGGATGCCGGCCCGGCGCAACAAATCCCGGATTCGTTGATTCGTTTGGCGGACATCGTGTCGCCGAACGAAACCGAGGCGGAAGCGTTGACAGGGATCGCCGTCGAGACTATTGACGACGCCAGACGCGCCGCGGACAAATTGCTGGAACGGGGCGCCCAAACCGCCGTGATGAAACTCGGCGCGAACGGATCCCTCCTTGCCGGGGAAACATTCATTCACGTCCCGGCGTTTCCCATTACACCGGTTGACACGACGGCGGCGGGCGACGCATTCACGGCGGCGCTGGCGTTTGGATGGAAGCGGTTGGCCCCGCACGAGGCACTGCAATTGGCCAATGCGACGGGCGCACTGGCGGCAATGGCCGTGGGCGCACAGCCTTCGATGCCATCGTTCGAGAAAGTGGCGGCGTTTATGCGTAAAAAAGGAGCCCTACATTGA
- the rpe gene encoding ribulose-phosphate 3-epimerase — MRKLICSASVMCADLLHLEDDLKDLEAAGCDELHFDIMDGTFVPNFTLGPDFVKAAVRACKIPCCAHLMVSRPEDYVQRFINAGCKAITVHLESTRHPHALLMRIRKAGASPGIAINPATPLTKLDYLLELADRVMLMTVDPGYAGQKMIPGAYDRVRILREVLTYRESRAKIEVDGNMDVRNAALLSGAGAEIFVLGSSSIFQGGDPGEALREFRKAVAAERQLV; from the coding sequence TTGAGAAAGCTCATTTGTTCCGCGTCGGTCATGTGCGCGGACTTGTTGCATTTGGAAGACGACCTGAAAGATCTCGAAGCGGCAGGCTGCGACGAGTTGCATTTCGACATCATGGACGGGACCTTCGTGCCGAACTTCACGCTTGGACCGGATTTCGTGAAGGCGGCGGTACGCGCCTGCAAGATTCCCTGCTGTGCGCACCTGATGGTCTCGCGTCCGGAAGATTACGTGCAGCGGTTCATCAACGCGGGCTGCAAAGCCATCACCGTCCATCTCGAATCCACGCGGCATCCGCATGCCCTCCTGATGCGCATCCGCAAGGCTGGCGCATCGCCGGGCATTGCCATCAATCCCGCCACGCCATTGACAAAACTCGACTATCTGCTCGAACTGGCCGACCGCGTGATGCTCATGACCGTCGATCCGGGATACGCGGGACAAAAGATGATTCCCGGCGCGTACGACCGCGTGCGAATCCTGCGCGAGGTGCTCACCTACCGCGAGTCGCGCGCGAAAATCGAAGTGGACGGCAACATGGACGTGCGAAACGCCGCGCTGTTGTCGGGCGCGGGCGCGGAAATATTCGTTCTGGGAAGTTCCAGCATCTTTCAGGGCGGCGACCCCGGCGAAGCACTGCGGGAGTTCCGCAAAGCCGTCGCCGCCGAACGGCAATTGGTGTAG
- a CDS encoding prepilin-type N-terminal cleavage/methylation domain-containing protein produces MRRFSKGFTLIELLVVIAIIAILAAILLPALSRARQQALSTQCVNNLRQLYLACAMYASEHNGRYCPAAPDIMVGFGGRTRWHGKRATPDPNTSFDPKKGPLAEYLPDARVKECPVFTEFRRKGEVPNAFESGTGGYGYNAAYIGGTAYANPYPASMTETTLDVRVSNPAEVVMFADAAMPQEGHIVEYSFIEPPLYVDPGHPHGDKDGEFANPSIHFRHYGRANVLWCDGHITSERIDWTVDFNIYNGNNRQWGIGWFGPKDNTYFDCLSRNMP; encoded by the coding sequence GTGAGGCGCTTTTCCAAAGGTTTTACCCTCATCGAATTACTGGTGGTGATTGCGATCATCGCCATCCTGGCGGCCATCCTGCTGCCCGCGTTGAGCCGTGCACGGCAACAGGCGCTTTCGACCCAATGCGTCAACAACCTGCGGCAACTCTATCTCGCCTGCGCGATGTACGCTTCGGAACACAATGGCCGGTATTGTCCCGCCGCGCCGGACATCATGGTCGGTTTCGGCGGCCGGACGCGATGGCACGGCAAGCGGGCCACGCCGGATCCCAACACGAGTTTCGATCCGAAGAAAGGCCCGCTGGCGGAATACCTGCCGGATGCGCGCGTCAAGGAATGTCCCGTGTTCACCGAGTTCCGCCGCAAGGGTGAAGTGCCGAACGCCTTCGAAAGCGGCACGGGCGGTTACGGCTACAACGCGGCCTATATCGGGGGGACCGCCTATGCGAACCCGTATCCGGCATCCATGACCGAAACGACCCTCGATGTCCGCGTAAGCAATCCGGCGGAAGTCGTCATGTTCGCCGACGCCGCCATGCCCCAGGAAGGCCATATCGTCGAATACAGTTTCATCGAGCCGCCGCTCTATGTCGATCCCGGACATCCGCACGGCGATAAAGACGGCGAATTCGCGAATCCGAGCATCCATTTCCGCCATTACGGACGCGCGAACGTGCTATGGTGCGACGGGCACATCACCAGCGAGCGCATTGACTGGACGGTGGATTTCAACATCTACAACGGTAACAACCGGCAGTGGGGGATCGGCTGGTTCGGCCCCAAGGACAACACCTATTTCGATTGTCTCTCAAGAAATATGCCGTAA
- a CDS encoding thrombospondin type 3 repeat-containing protein, translated as MKRWSIMVLLIAAPMAFANPWASRVVAYQAGSGALFTDPSKALGPPSGGGPSTPNNDSLVSLGGPGGYLVLEFDSPVEDDPDNPMGLDCTVFTNAFWTGGNPQVRWQEPAIIEIAENAAGPWYLIPGSRGFSPSPMPSISEPSGTTNDAAHPYYLAGSIRNPNLFDADTSNDQFEYNWGYAKLNPTAEPYLDNYLRPDDPMTVGLTARSGGGDPFDIAWAVDAAGQPANLQRFRFIRLSSFIARNMGPLGICSPDIDAVADIAPDADTDGDGLLDEYETLLAGSDPNRPESTVLPLEIPALEGGSPTGTLLGTAQDAEGNVMRLYAAEQRTAEGRALSARVDILTVADPGPALPSMSHIKSACVREFRSDITDFLGAGIQSAEFVMHYTASEIIGLAEDGLQPYRYENGGYTTADIAGVTVNAAANRVTFRSRRPGIFILASVPGPGDAESQTGPQGPIVLHGDPPGGIPVGPSNTALFTSDTIRDEQANPVADGVRFTVAVTAGKILGDDADAVTPGIQTLSSDGRIQFAVEAPTASQSALVSATSVEGAAYGELAYSFFAGPPVAPMTWTVGKPEPGTPVRVTLTSGVVRDAYGNPVRDGTLLTIVCMDAAILSGDASSTLPGDQIVTVGGRTFLEIESPDMASLFRIVVYADPAIETPIGDGIYSAADYIPMPLSPWALLIVMVSMAVTGYHAKVKGGGTHGLRDFPARGRTGGVSR; from the coding sequence GTGAAACGGTGGTCAATCATGGTGCTGTTGATAGCCGCGCCGATGGCGTTTGCCAATCCGTGGGCAAGCCGGGTCGTGGCGTATCAAGCGGGATCCGGCGCATTGTTCACCGATCCGTCTAAGGCGCTTGGCCCGCCCTCCGGGGGCGGCCCCTCCACTCCGAATAACGACAGCCTCGTCAGCCTGGGTGGACCGGGCGGTTATCTCGTTCTGGAATTCGATTCGCCCGTCGAGGACGATCCGGACAATCCAATGGGTTTGGATTGCACCGTGTTTACGAATGCGTTCTGGACCGGCGGCAATCCGCAAGTGCGCTGGCAGGAACCCGCGATCATCGAAATCGCCGAAAATGCCGCCGGCCCCTGGTATCTGATCCCCGGCAGCCGCGGCTTTTCCCCTTCGCCAATGCCGTCCATTTCGGAACCTTCCGGCACGACCAACGATGCGGCCCATCCTTATTATCTTGCGGGCAGTATACGAAACCCGAATCTATTTGACGCCGATACATCGAACGATCAATTCGAATACAACTGGGGGTATGCCAAGTTGAATCCAACAGCCGAACCATACCTCGACAACTATTTGCGGCCCGACGATCCGATGACGGTCGGTTTGACGGCGCGGAGTGGGGGAGGCGACCCCTTCGACATCGCCTGGGCCGTTGACGCGGCGGGACAGCCGGCCAACCTGCAACGGTTCCGGTTTATCCGCCTGAGTTCGTTCATCGCGCGAAACATGGGCCCGCTGGGTATTTGTTCGCCCGATATTGACGCCGTCGCGGATATCGCTCCGGACGCGGATACCGACGGGGACGGACTGTTGGACGAGTACGAAACGCTTCTTGCCGGATCGGATCCGAATCGCCCGGAAAGCACCGTGCTGCCGCTGGAAATTCCCGCGCTTGAGGGGGGAAGCCCAACCGGCACGCTTCTCGGGACGGCACAGGATGCCGAGGGCAACGTAATGCGTCTCTATGCCGCCGAACAGCGGACCGCCGAAGGCCGCGCCTTGTCAGCCCGGGTTGATATTCTAACCGTGGCCGATCCGGGGCCGGCCCTACCCTCGATGAGTCATATCAAGAGTGCCTGCGTGCGCGAATTCCGTTCTGATATCACCGATTTCCTGGGTGCGGGTATTCAAAGCGCGGAATTCGTGATGCATTACACGGCGTCCGAAATCATTGGACTCGCCGAAGATGGATTGCAGCCCTACCGGTATGAGAATGGCGGTTATACGACCGCGGATATCGCGGGCGTGACGGTCAATGCCGCCGCCAACCGCGTGACGTTTCGTAGCCGACGGCCGGGTATTTTCATCCTGGCGTCGGTTCCCGGTCCCGGTGATGCCGAATCGCAGACCGGACCGCAAGGCCCCATCGTTCTTCATGGGGACCCGCCGGGCGGCATTCCTGTTGGACCGTCGAATACGGCCTTGTTCACTAGCGATACGATAAGGGATGAACAGGCCAATCCCGTTGCCGACGGCGTCCGGTTCACCGTGGCCGTCACGGCGGGAAAAATCCTCGGCGATGACGCCGACGCGGTCACACCGGGCATTCAGACGCTTTCTTCGGACGGCCGGATTCAATTCGCCGTGGAAGCGCCCACGGCCAGCCAATCCGCCTTGGTTTCCGCAACGTCCGTCGAAGGGGCCGCCTACGGCGAATTGGCCTATTCGTTTTTCGCGGGTCCGCCCGTGGCGCCCATGACCTGGACCGTCGGCAAGCCTGAACCCGGCACGCCGGTCCGCGTGACCCTTACATCGGGGGTCGTGCGCGATGCGTATGGCAATCCCGTGCGTGACGGGACGTTGTTGACAATCGTTTGCATGGATGCGGCGATTTTGTCGGGCGATGCCAGTTCGACACTGCCGGGCGATCAGATTGTTACCGTCGGCGGAAGAACCTTCCTGGAAATTGAATCGCCCGACATGGCGTCGCTGTTCCGTATTGTCGTGTATGCGGACCCCGCCATCGAGACGCCGATTGGCGACGGGATTTATTCCGCGGCCGATTATATTCCCATGCCATTGTCGCCGTGGGCGTTGCTGATAGTAATGGTCTCGATGGCCGTGACGGGTTACCATGCGAAAGTCAAGGGGGGAGGAACGCACGGGCTTCGTGATTTCCCTGCACGCGGCCGGACCGGGGGAGTTTCACGGTGA
- a CDS encoding DUF1559 domain-containing protein: MRTKGFTLIELLVVIAIIGILAAILLPALARARESARRASCANNLKQMGVVLKMYAGEAPSQLYPPLPIRVSHQIDWHNNFHDYCECCYRNPYEPNPWLGGRAQSIWAPDGKAIYPEYLTDINILICPSDAEAYSRVYKQGLFFLNQDASAKQVDPCALYLESYWYNPWASTKGMNQTRPSTIPGKDENDPELANHDFRWAMMNGYMNIPWQKAFGGLVGKIATDTTNGTAPGIYHYDTDVTYEEAGVKYTFYRTREGIERFFVTDINNPAATTLAQSELFIMQDLMSTRVEDFNHVPGGTNTLWMDGHVSFEKFGGPWPASRLWGMICAQL; encoded by the coding sequence GTGAGAACAAAAGGATTCACGCTAATCGAGCTACTCGTGGTCATCGCCATCATCGGGATATTGGCCGCCATATTGCTCCCCGCCCTTGCCCGGGCCCGCGAATCAGCGCGCCGGGCAAGTTGTGCAAACAACCTCAAACAGATGGGCGTCGTCCTCAAGATGTATGCGGGCGAAGCGCCGAGCCAGTTGTATCCGCCGTTGCCCATCCGGGTGTCGCATCAGATAGACTGGCACAACAACTTCCACGATTATTGCGAGTGCTGCTACCGCAATCCATACGAGCCGAATCCGTGGCTCGGCGGCCGCGCCCAATCCATCTGGGCGCCGGACGGCAAGGCCATCTATCCGGAATATCTGACGGACATCAATATCCTGATTTGCCCGTCCGACGCCGAGGCTTACTCCCGCGTGTACAAGCAGGGACTCTTTTTCCTGAATCAGGACGCCTCGGCGAAGCAGGTCGATCCCTGTGCGCTGTATCTGGAATCGTATTGGTACAACCCGTGGGCCAGCACGAAAGGCATGAACCAAACGCGCCCCTCAACCATCCCCGGCAAGGACGAGAACGATCCGGAACTCGCCAATCACGACTTCCGATGGGCCATGATGAACGGTTATATGAACATTCCATGGCAAAAGGCCTTCGGCGGCCTCGTGGGCAAAATCGCCACCGACACCACGAACGGCACTGCGCCGGGAATTTATCATTACGACACGGATGTGACCTATGAGGAGGCCGGCGTGAAATACACGTTCTACCGGACGCGGGAAGGCATCGAGCGGTTCTTCGTCACGGATATCAACAATCCCGCGGCGACCACCCTGGCGCAGAGCGAACTGTTCATCATGCAGGATCTCATGTCCACGCGCGTTGAAGACTTCAACCATGTTCCCGGCGGCACGAACACCTTGTGGATGGACGGGCATGTGTCCTTCGAGAAATTCGGCGGGCCGTGGCCGGCTTCGCGCCTGTGGGGCATGATTTGCGCGCAACTGTAA
- a CDS encoding radical SAM protein has protein sequence MTLENDTLPGRLRRWKNGETPGPWNLMLFPTNRCNLRCIMCWRNHEATRGLPVLPTHEIPLERRNNPHKELSDDRLLEIVDEAAALGCRDWLIQGGGEPLLRASLVLRICERIRSHGMNGKLITNATLLEPEHMQAFVEMGWDFVACSLDGPTAAINDPLRGAGTFDAVTAAVAQCAALRRAMNAKRPLLQLLTTVTRHNHDVLPAMVELAHRLGCDSVQAGLTVVHYGLEHLITRKQHKTLPAIIEKANRRAQELGIEADYDHIARNPWGSIYLRKPWACDESPPPGMEHIPCFCPWYSIAIFADGRVAQCSMNWQEKAPSVMNAPLKEAWESAYFGMLRERMAGDTPLECCHLCPSILDARSPSMRIMDKAYLDGTIFE, from the coding sequence ATGACCTTGGAAAACGATACGCTTCCCGGTCGGTTGCGGCGTTGGAAAAACGGGGAAACGCCCGGACCGTGGAACCTGATGTTGTTTCCGACGAACCGGTGCAACCTGCGCTGCATCATGTGCTGGCGCAACCACGAGGCAACGCGCGGGCTGCCGGTCCTGCCCACGCACGAAATACCTCTCGAACGGCGCAACAACCCCCATAAAGAACTGTCGGACGATCGCTTGCTTGAAATTGTGGACGAGGCGGCGGCGCTTGGCTGCCGCGACTGGTTGATTCAGGGGGGTGGCGAACCCCTGTTGCGCGCATCCCTTGTGCTGCGGATATGCGAACGGATTCGTTCGCACGGCATGAATGGAAAATTGATTACCAACGCGACATTGCTCGAACCGGAACACATGCAGGCATTTGTCGAAATGGGATGGGATTTCGTTGCGTGCAGCCTCGACGGCCCCACCGCGGCGATCAACGATCCTTTGCGCGGCGCGGGAACGTTCGACGCGGTGACGGCGGCCGTGGCGCAATGCGCGGCGTTGCGACGCGCAATGAACGCGAAGCGTCCGCTGTTGCAATTGCTTACCACGGTGACGCGGCACAACCACGATGTGCTTCCTGCGATGGTCGAACTGGCCCATAGGCTGGGTTGCGACAGCGTGCAGGCCGGATTGACCGTGGTCCATTACGGACTCGAACACCTCATTACGCGCAAACAGCACAAGACGCTTCCGGCCATCATTGAAAAAGCCAACCGGCGCGCCCAAGAGTTGGGCATCGAAGCGGATTACGATCACATCGCCCGCAATCCGTGGGGGTCCATTTATCTGCGCAAACCGTGGGCATGCGACGAATCCCCGCCGCCGGGCATGGAGCACATTCCCTGTTTCTGTCCGTGGTATTCCATCGCGATTTTCGCGGATGGCCGCGTGGCCCAGTGCTCGATGAACTGGCAGGAAAAGGCGCCCTCCGTCATGAATGCCCCGTTGAAAGAGGCTTGGGAAAGCGCATACTTCGGAATGTTGCGCGAACGTATGGCGGGCGACACCCCCCTGGAATGCTGTCATCTGTGCCCGTCCATCCTTGATGCGCGAAGCCCTTCCATGCGCATCATGGACAAGGCCTATCTCGACGGGACGATCTTCGAATGA